In a single window of the Prochlorococcus marinus str. AS9601 genome:
- a CDS encoding aspartate kinase: protein MALLVKKFGGTSIGDIKKIKNIASSICQSKEAGNEIVVVVSAMGQTTDDLNCLAESISKNPNRRELDMLLSTGEQVTIALLSMALNECGIPAISMTGSQVGIITESIHGKARILDIKTERIQNYLNQGFVVVVAGFQGTTLSHTGSMEITTLGRGGSDTSAVALSTALGAETCEIYTDVPGVLTTDPRIVPNAKLLDEISCEEMLELASVGASVLHPRAVEIARNYGIKLCVKSSQSDSSGTLLESQIQPLPLKRGSLELTKTVNSLEVLENQAVFSLSNIPDRPGIAAQIFEKLSEASINVDLIIQATNDGNKNDITFTVGELEVQKTAEQCELITSQLGGEFNLKTNMTKLSIQGAGIMGRPSVSADLFDTLSQANINVRLIATSEIKVSCVIEVNNIPKAIRFVAEKFKLSETQIFVNPINEKQDQPEVRGIALDRNQVQVSFRKLPDRPGVAASICLALAENNLLIDTIVQSERISTLKTKDISLTMNKQDRDKANLVFEALTKKLPGSYVEDGPAIAKVSTVGAGMAFKVGTAGKIFRALADQNINIEMIATSEIRTSCIVLEKDCDKAVNAIHNHFELEK, encoded by the coding sequence ATGGCTTTACTAGTAAAAAAATTTGGCGGTACTTCTATCGGTGATATAAAAAAAATTAAAAATATTGCAAGTAGCATTTGTCAAAGTAAAGAAGCAGGTAATGAAATTGTCGTAGTTGTCTCTGCGATGGGGCAAACTACAGATGATTTAAATTGTTTAGCGGAATCAATTAGTAAAAATCCTAATCGAAGAGAATTGGATATGCTTCTCTCAACTGGAGAGCAAGTAACCATAGCTCTTCTATCAATGGCATTAAACGAATGCGGAATACCTGCAATTTCAATGACTGGTAGCCAGGTTGGAATTATTACTGAATCAATTCATGGGAAAGCGAGAATTCTGGATATTAAAACAGAAAGGATCCAAAATTATTTAAATCAGGGTTTTGTAGTTGTAGTGGCTGGATTTCAAGGAACAACATTAAGCCATACGGGTTCAATGGAAATTACAACTTTGGGTAGAGGTGGTTCAGATACTTCCGCGGTAGCTTTATCAACAGCTTTAGGAGCTGAGACTTGCGAAATTTATACAGACGTTCCAGGGGTTCTTACTACTGATCCACGGATTGTTCCTAATGCAAAACTCTTAGATGAAATTAGCTGTGAGGAAATGCTTGAACTTGCAAGCGTCGGTGCTTCAGTTCTCCATCCAAGAGCAGTAGAAATTGCTCGCAATTATGGAATTAAATTGTGTGTCAAATCAAGCCAAAGTGACTCCAGTGGGACTCTCCTAGAAAGTCAAATCCAACCTCTCCCACTAAAAAGAGGAAGCTTAGAATTAACAAAAACAGTCAATAGTCTTGAAGTATTAGAAAACCAAGCAGTATTCAGTCTCTCAAATATACCTGATAGGCCTGGGATTGCTGCGCAAATATTTGAAAAACTTTCAGAAGCAAGTATTAACGTAGATTTAATAATACAAGCGACAAATGATGGAAATAAAAACGATATTACATTTACTGTTGGTGAATTAGAAGTACAAAAAACTGCAGAACAATGTGAACTTATAACTAGTCAATTAGGGGGAGAATTTAACTTAAAAACCAACATGACAAAATTAAGTATTCAAGGAGCAGGCATTATGGGCAGACCTAGTGTTTCAGCTGATTTATTTGACACTTTATCTCAAGCGAATATAAACGTTAGGTTAATAGCTACTAGTGAAATTAAAGTCAGCTGTGTAATTGAAGTTAATAATATACCAAAAGCTATTAGATTTGTTGCTGAGAAATTTAAGTTATCAGAAACACAAATATTTGTTAATCCAATCAATGAAAAACAAGATCAACCTGAAGTAAGAGGAATTGCATTAGATAGAAACCAAGTTCAGGTAAGCTTTCGAAAACTGCCTGATCGTCCAGGTGTAGCAGCATCGATATGTTTAGCATTAGCTGAAAATAATTTACTTATCGATACTATTGTTCAGTCTGAAAGAATTTCCACTTTAAAAACTAAGGATATTAGTCTTACAATGAATAAACAAGATAGAGATAAAGCTAACTTAGTTTTTGAGGCCTTAACAAAAAAATTACCCGGATCATACGTTGAAGATGGCCCTGCTATAGCAAAAGTAAGTACTGTAGGAGCGGGAATGGCATTTAAGGTTGGAACCGCTGGAAAAATATTTAGAGCATTGGCTGACCAAAATATCAATATTGAAATGATTGCCACTAGTGAAATTAGGACTTCATGTATTGTCTTAGAAAAAGATTGTGACAAAGCAGTTAATGCGATTCATAATCATTTCGAATTAGAAAAATAA
- the uvrB gene encoding excinuclease ABC subunit UvrB: MNNYKLQAPYEPNGDQPEAIKKLVKGVNNGKQFQTLLGATGTGKTFTIANVIQQTGRPALVLAHNKTLAAQLCNELREFFPKNAVEYFISYYDYYQPEAYVPVSDTYIAKTASINEEIDMLRHSATRSLFERKDVIVVASISCIYGLGIPSEYLKAAVKFEVGKSINLRSSLRSLVENQYTRNDIEITRGRFRIKGDVLEIGPAYEDRLIRIELFGDEVEAIRYVDPTTGEILESLEQVSVYPAKHFVTPKERLESAISAIRSELKTQLDKFTYEGKLLEAQRLEQRTKYDLEMLKEVGYCNGVENYARHLSGREEGSPPECLIDYFPKDWLLVVDESHVTCPQLHAMYNGDQSRKKVLIDHGFRLPSAADNRPLKCEEFWEKSKQTLFISATPGQWELDQCDGEFIEQVIRPTGVLDPVIDVRPSEGQIEDLLSEIRIRAEKNQRVLVTTLTKRMAEDLTDFLSENKVRVRYLHSEIHSIERIEIIQDLRMGEYDVLVGVNLLREGLDLPEVSLVAILDADKEGFLRAERSLIQTIGRAARHVEGVALLYADNFTDSMKRAISETDRRRTIQKKYNQVNGITPKPAGKKIENSILSFLELSRKLDAGGLSKDLINIVNNKTDAILSSSDNQCLLEELPDLIEKLEIKMKDAAKELNFEEAANLRDRIKKLRQKLARNN; encoded by the coding sequence ATGAACAACTATAAGCTTCAAGCTCCTTACGAACCAAATGGAGATCAACCAGAAGCTATTAAAAAATTAGTTAAAGGCGTAAATAATGGTAAACAGTTTCAGACTCTTTTAGGAGCTACTGGAACTGGAAAAACATTTACCATTGCCAATGTAATTCAACAAACAGGAAGGCCAGCACTTGTTTTAGCCCATAACAAAACGTTGGCTGCACAACTATGTAATGAATTAAGGGAATTTTTCCCAAAAAATGCTGTTGAGTACTTCATTTCTTACTACGATTATTATCAACCTGAAGCTTATGTACCTGTAAGTGATACTTACATAGCCAAAACTGCTTCAATCAATGAAGAAATAGATATGCTTAGGCATTCTGCAACACGCTCATTATTTGAAAGAAAAGATGTAATTGTTGTAGCCTCAATAAGTTGTATTTATGGTCTTGGTATACCGAGTGAGTATTTAAAAGCTGCAGTTAAATTTGAAGTGGGAAAATCAATAAATCTACGTTCTTCTTTGAGGTCTCTGGTTGAAAATCAATATACTAGAAATGATATTGAAATTACTAGAGGTAGATTCAGAATTAAAGGTGATGTTTTAGAAATCGGTCCAGCTTATGAAGATAGATTAATAAGAATTGAGTTATTTGGTGATGAAGTCGAGGCTATTAGATATGTTGACCCTACTACAGGAGAAATACTTGAAAGCTTGGAACAAGTTAGCGTTTACCCAGCGAAGCATTTTGTAACTCCAAAAGAAAGACTTGAGAGTGCAATAAGTGCAATTAGAAGTGAATTAAAAACTCAACTAGATAAATTTACATACGAAGGAAAATTATTAGAGGCTCAACGTCTAGAACAACGTACAAAATATGATTTAGAAATGCTTAAAGAGGTTGGTTATTGTAATGGAGTTGAGAATTATGCTCGTCATTTATCAGGTAGGGAGGAAGGTTCACCGCCAGAATGTTTAATAGATTACTTTCCCAAAGATTGGTTGTTGGTAGTTGATGAGAGTCATGTAACATGTCCTCAACTTCATGCGATGTACAACGGTGATCAATCTAGAAAAAAAGTTTTAATAGATCATGGTTTTAGATTGCCAAGTGCTGCAGATAATAGACCTTTAAAATGTGAAGAGTTTTGGGAAAAATCAAAACAGACATTATTTATAAGTGCAACCCCCGGTCAATGGGAATTAGATCAATGTGATGGTGAATTTATTGAGCAAGTTATAAGACCAACTGGGGTATTAGACCCGGTAATTGATGTAAGACCTAGTGAAGGCCAAATAGAAGATCTGTTATCTGAAATAAGAATTCGAGCTGAAAAGAATCAAAGAGTGCTTGTGACAACACTTACTAAGAGAATGGCTGAAGATCTAACTGATTTTTTATCTGAAAATAAAGTAAGAGTTAGATATTTGCATTCCGAAATCCATTCAATTGAAAGAATTGAAATTATTCAAGACCTCAGAATGGGCGAATATGATGTTTTGGTAGGAGTTAATTTATTAAGAGAGGGACTAGATCTTCCAGAAGTATCCTTAGTCGCCATTTTAGATGCTGATAAAGAAGGTTTTCTGAGGGCAGAAAGGTCATTGATTCAAACAATAGGAAGAGCTGCCAGACATGTTGAAGGTGTTGCCTTGCTTTATGCGGATAACTTCACAGATTCAATGAAAAGAGCAATATCTGAAACTGATAGAAGAAGAACTATTCAAAAAAAATATAACCAAGTCAATGGTATTACTCCAAAACCTGCAGGCAAAAAAATAGAAAATTCAATATTATCTTTTCTAGAACTTTCCAGAAAACTTGATGCTGGTGGTTTATCTAAAGATTTAATAAATATAGTTAATAACAAAACTGACGCAATTCTCAGTTCCAGTGATAATCAATGTTTGCTCGAAGAATTGCCTGACTTAATAGAAAAGTTAGAAATTAAAATGAAAGACGCTGCAAAAGAGTTAAATTTTGAAGAAGCAGCAAATTTGAGGGATAGAATCAAAAAATTAAGGCAAAAATTGGCAAGAAATAATTAA
- a CDS encoding DUF561 domain-containing protein, whose product MSLINLLPQKINEELRSKSLLKVISGLNNFDVQSVKIIVEAASLGGADLVDIACKPELVDLALKNSTLPVCVSSVVPRSFQDCVKAGASLIEIGNYDTFYEKGINFSDKKVLNITKETRDLLPNFPLSVTVPHTMPIDKQVDLAVKLVEEGVDIIQTEGGTSSTPYSPGIQGFFEKSVPTLASTYAIHQEFKKQSLNIPIMSASGLSQVTCPLAISSGASAVGVGSVVNKLDDLISMIAVVRALKESLKNSIIGEKIS is encoded by the coding sequence ATGAGTCTGATTAATCTTTTGCCACAAAAAATCAACGAAGAGTTAAGAAGCAAATCCTTACTCAAAGTTATTTCAGGATTGAATAATTTCGATGTTCAGTCTGTGAAAATAATTGTTGAGGCTGCTTCATTAGGAGGTGCAGATCTTGTCGATATTGCTTGTAAACCTGAACTCGTTGATTTAGCACTTAAGAATTCAACACTACCAGTTTGTGTTAGTTCAGTAGTGCCTCGCTCTTTTCAAGATTGTGTAAAAGCAGGAGCATCATTAATTGAGATAGGAAATTACGATACTTTTTATGAAAAAGGCATTAATTTTTCAGATAAAAAAGTTTTAAACATTACAAAAGAGACGAGGGATTTATTGCCTAATTTTCCTTTATCAGTAACTGTTCCTCATACTATGCCTATTGATAAACAAGTTGATCTTGCTGTAAAGCTAGTGGAAGAAGGCGTTGACATTATTCAAACAGAAGGTGGCACCAGTTCTACTCCTTACTCTCCAGGAATTCAAGGTTTTTTTGAAAAATCAGTACCAACTCTTGCATCTACCTATGCTATTCATCAAGAATTTAAGAAACAATCTCTGAATATACCAATCATGAGTGCCTCTGGATTAAGCCAAGTAACTTGTCCACTAGCAATATCCTCTGGAGCCTCAGCAGTTGGCGTTGGATCTGTAGTTAATAAATTAGATGATTTAATATCAATGATTGCGGTTGTTAGGGCCTTAAAAGAATCTTTGAAAAATTCAATCATTGGAGAAAAAATTTCTTAG
- the tilS gene encoding tRNA lysidine(34) synthetase TilS, with translation MTDKKLSQKNWSSWHHQLHKEILAKKILIPKGSNILISVSGGQDSMALLTLINDLKKLHNWSISVWHGDHQWHEKSSLYALELKDYCEDKNISFSFDQANKEDISSEEKAREWRYKKLCERAKTLLSTNQEKHNIYLLTGHTSSDNAETFILNLSRGSNFAGLSNIESKRLIENQIYLIRPILIFSREDTKQFCNEMKIPVWEDPTNSDLKLKRNLVRKKIIPILEVIYPGCSERINNFSQKMSKYNNERNDLSELAYFYCKDIKGIDRNLLNGMCIEARCTILNRFLKEISPKQCSSKNLTKLATSIYEKNKGQINLQEFLKIVWDKNYINFEKS, from the coding sequence ATGACTGATAAAAAATTAAGTCAGAAAAATTGGTCATCATGGCATCATCAGCTTCATAAGGAGATTCTTGCCAAAAAAATATTAATTCCCAAAGGATCCAATATTTTAATAAGTGTTTCAGGGGGTCAAGACTCAATGGCCTTATTAACCCTAATTAATGACCTAAAAAAACTACATAATTGGTCTATTAGTGTTTGGCATGGTGATCATCAGTGGCACGAAAAATCATCACTATATGCTCTTGAATTAAAAGATTATTGCGAAGATAAAAATATTTCATTCTCTTTTGATCAAGCAAATAAAGAAGATATTTCTTCAGAAGAAAAAGCACGAGAATGGAGATATAAAAAATTATGTGAAAGAGCCAAAACTTTATTAAGTACAAACCAGGAAAAACATAATATTTATTTGCTGACTGGTCACACGAGTAGTGATAATGCAGAAACATTTATTCTCAATTTATCTAGAGGAAGCAATTTTGCAGGTCTGAGTAATATTGAGAGTAAAAGATTAATAGAAAATCAAATTTATTTAATAAGACCAATATTAATTTTCAGTAGGGAAGATACAAAACAATTTTGCAATGAAATGAAGATTCCTGTCTGGGAAGATCCTACAAATTCAGATCTTAAATTAAAAAGAAATTTAGTAAGGAAAAAAATTATTCCTATCTTGGAAGTCATCTATCCTGGTTGTTCTGAAAGGATAAATAATTTTTCCCAAAAAATGAGCAAATACAATAATGAACGTAATGATCTAAGTGAACTTGCGTATTTTTATTGTAAAGATATTAAAGGTATCGATAGGAATCTCCTAAATGGTATGTGTATTGAAGCGAGATGCACAATTTTAAATAGATTTTTAAAAGAAATATCTCCAAAGCAATGTAGTTCTAAAAATCTGACAAAATTAGCAACTTCAATTTATGAAAAAAATAAAGGTCAAATTAATCTGCAAGAGTTTTTAAAAATTGTTTGGGATAAAAACTATATAAATTTTGAAAAAAGTTAA
- a CDS encoding ribonuclease J yields the protein MQSSTNSTVNRSTHDSSRSKSNTPALRVIPLGGLHEIGKNTCVFEYGDELMLVDAGLAFPSDGMHGVNVVMPDTTFLKENQRRIKGMIVTHGHEDHIGGISHHLKHFNIPIIYGPRLAMSMLRGKMEEAGVSDRTTIQTVNPRDVVKVGQHFSVEFIRNTHSICDSFSLAVTTPVGTIIFTGDFKFDHMPVDGEQFDIERMVHYGEKGVLCMFSDSTNAEVPGFCPSEKTIYPSLEKHIAEAKERVILTTFASSVHRVTMILELAMKHGRKVGLLGRSMINVIAKARDIGYMKCPDDLFVPIKQIRDLPDRETLLLMTGSQGEPLAALSRISRGEHQHVRLKTTDTVIFSASPIPGNTISVVNTIDRLMKLGAKVVYGKGENIHVSGHGFQEDQKLMLALAKPKFFVPVHGEHRMLVCHGKSAQTMGVPKENILIIENGDVVELTPNSIQKGDPVKAGVELLDNSRNGIVDARVLKERQQLAGDGVVTVLAPISTDGKMVAPPRVNLRGVVTTAEPRKMSMWTEREISWVLENRWKQLSRQTGPNNFEVDWIGVQREIENGLSRRMRRELQVEPLILCLVQPAPSGTRAYIPKITEEQNFSNRNRNNNNFHKKSNNNNHPNSSNNPQNTQKSPKVSQNPSAETATEDSFEGRTRRRRSAVTS from the coding sequence ATGCAATCAAGTACAAATTCAACTGTAAATAGATCTACTCATGATTCATCTAGATCTAAAAGTAATACTCCAGCTCTACGAGTAATACCTCTTGGAGGATTACATGAAATAGGAAAAAACACTTGCGTTTTTGAATATGGCGATGAATTAATGCTTGTTGATGCTGGCCTAGCTTTCCCATCTGATGGTATGCATGGCGTAAACGTTGTTATGCCTGATACAACTTTTTTAAAAGAAAATCAAAGAAGAATAAAAGGAATGATTGTCACTCACGGTCATGAAGATCACATTGGTGGTATTTCTCATCATCTAAAGCATTTTAATATTCCCATTATTTATGGCCCAAGATTGGCAATGTCAATGCTTAGAGGAAAAATGGAGGAAGCAGGGGTATCTGATAGAACAACTATACAGACAGTAAATCCAAGAGATGTTGTAAAAGTAGGACAACATTTTTCTGTTGAATTTATTCGAAATACCCATTCTATTTGCGATAGTTTTTCTTTAGCAGTTACAACACCTGTTGGCACAATTATTTTTACAGGAGATTTTAAGTTTGACCATATGCCAGTAGATGGAGAGCAATTTGATATTGAAAGAATGGTGCATTATGGAGAGAAGGGAGTTTTATGTATGTTCAGTGATTCGACTAATGCCGAAGTTCCAGGTTTTTGTCCTTCTGAGAAGACTATCTACCCCTCTTTAGAAAAACATATTGCAGAGGCAAAAGAACGAGTTATCCTTACTACTTTTGCTAGTTCTGTGCATAGAGTGACCATGATCTTAGAATTGGCCATGAAACATGGAAGAAAGGTCGGTTTGTTAGGTAGATCGATGATTAATGTTATTGCTAAGGCAAGAGATATTGGTTATATGAAATGCCCAGATGATTTGTTCGTTCCTATCAAGCAAATTAGAGATTTGCCAGATAGGGAGACCTTATTATTGATGACCGGTAGTCAAGGAGAACCCCTAGCAGCATTAAGCAGAATCTCTCGTGGTGAACATCAGCATGTTCGTCTCAAGACTACTGATACTGTAATATTTTCAGCCAGCCCAATTCCTGGTAATACTATTTCTGTTGTTAATACAATAGATAGATTAATGAAACTCGGAGCAAAGGTTGTTTATGGAAAGGGTGAGAATATTCATGTTTCTGGTCATGGTTTTCAAGAAGATCAAAAGTTAATGTTGGCACTCGCAAAACCTAAGTTTTTTGTTCCTGTTCATGGAGAACATAGAATGCTTGTTTGTCATGGGAAGAGTGCACAAACTATGGGGGTTCCAAAAGAAAATATCTTAATTATTGAAAATGGAGATGTAGTTGAGCTAACACCTAATTCTATTCAAAAGGGTGATCCTGTAAAAGCTGGTGTTGAACTACTTGATAACTCACGAAATGGGATAGTAGATGCTCGAGTATTAAAGGAAAGGCAGCAATTAGCTGGGGATGGTGTAGTAACTGTTTTAGCTCCTATTAGTACAGATGGGAAGATGGTTGCGCCTCCCAGAGTTAATTTAAGAGGAGTTGTTACTACTGCAGAGCCAAGAAAAATGTCTATGTGGACAGAACGAGAAATAAGTTGGGTCTTAGAAAATAGATGGAAACAATTATCCAGACAAACTGGGCCGAATAATTTTGAGGTAGATTGGATTGGTGTACAAAGAGAAATTGAAAATGGTTTATCGAGAAGAATGAGAAGAGAATTACAAGTTGAACCACTTATTTTGTGTTTAGTTCAACCTGCTCCAAGTGGAACTCGTGCTTATATTCCAAAGATTACCGAAGAGCAAAATTTCTCCAATAGAAATAGAAATAATAATAATTTCCATAAGAAATCAAACAATAATAATCATCCCAATAGTTCAAATAACCCACAAAATACCCAAAAAAGTCCAAAAGTATCACAGAATCCATCAGCTGAGACTGCTACAGAAGATTCATTTGAAGGTAGAACAAGAAGAAGAAGATCTGCTGTTACATCTTAA
- the dapA gene encoding 4-hydroxy-tetrahydrodipicolinate synthase — MITDKTECNNPLFGRILTAMVTPFTENGDVDYELAIKLSNYLFENGSDGIVLCGTTGESPTLSWAEQHDLFIAVKGSLDASCKVIVGTGSNCTSEAVEATKKAYDSGADGALVVVPYYNKPPQEGLYKHFSSIAKSAKDLPLMLYNIPGRTGCNLLPDTVKKLMDFSNILSIKAASGRIEEVTELRAICGSELSVYSGDDSLLLPMLSVGAVGVVSVASHLVGLQLKEMIHSFQSGKVSNALAIHEKLQPLFKALFMTTNPIPIKAALELSGWDVGNPRSPLSPLNNDMKKQLSFILNSL, encoded by the coding sequence ATGATTACAGACAAAACTGAGTGTAATAATCCATTATTTGGAAGAATATTGACTGCAATGGTTACTCCATTCACTGAGAATGGAGATGTAGATTATGAACTAGCTATAAAACTTTCAAATTATCTTTTTGAGAACGGTTCCGATGGAATTGTGTTGTGCGGTACTACTGGAGAATCTCCGACTCTTTCATGGGCGGAGCAGCATGATTTATTTATTGCGGTAAAAGGATCTTTGGATGCAAGCTGTAAAGTAATAGTTGGCACTGGTAGCAATTGTACAAGCGAAGCTGTGGAAGCTACAAAAAAAGCTTACGACTCTGGTGCCGACGGTGCTTTGGTCGTTGTTCCTTATTACAATAAGCCGCCTCAAGAAGGTCTTTATAAACATTTCAGTTCTATTGCTAAATCTGCAAAGGATTTGCCTCTTATGCTCTACAACATTCCTGGCAGGACTGGATGCAATTTATTACCTGATACTGTGAAGAAACTTATGGATTTCTCAAATATTCTCAGTATTAAAGCTGCAAGCGGTAGAATAGAAGAAGTAACAGAATTAAGAGCTATTTGTGGCTCCGAACTCTCTGTATATAGTGGCGACGATTCATTGTTGCTTCCAATGTTATCGGTAGGTGCTGTAGGAGTAGTAAGTGTTGCAAGTCATTTAGTTGGATTGCAATTGAAAGAGATGATTCATTCTTTTCAAAGTGGAAAGGTTTCCAATGCTCTTGCTATTCATGAAAAACTTCAGCCTCTTTTCAAAGCACTCTTTATGACTACTAATCCAATCCCAATTAAAGCTGCTTTGGAGCTCTCGGGATGGGATGTAGGTAATCCTAGAAGTCCTTTGTCACCTTTAAACAATGACATGAAAAAGCAACTATCTTTTATCCTGAATTCCCTATAA
- a CDS encoding aspartate-semialdehyde dehydrogenase produces MRQFPYLPNRPLKVAVLGSSGAVGSELLKILEQRDFPISELVLLSSERSEGKKIIWKGEELVTKKTTKEEFKNLDLVLASAGGSISKKWLSTIIDQNALLIDNSSAFRLDKNVPLIVPEVNASDVLNHDGVIANPNCTTILLTLVLAPLNKLSTIQRVIVSTYQSVSGAGQLAMEELKLLTEKYLQGNPQKSEVLPYSLAFNLFLHNSPMLSNNYCEEEMKMVNETRKILNIADLKLSATCVRVPVLRAHSESINIEFADVVEPKEALEELKKSPGIEIIEDYKNNRFPMPNDVMGRDNIAVGRLRTDISHPHGLELWLCGDQIRKGAALNAVQIAELLIPKK; encoded by the coding sequence GTGAGACAATTTCCTTATTTGCCTAATAGGCCATTAAAAGTTGCTGTTTTAGGTTCTTCAGGTGCTGTGGGATCTGAATTGCTAAAAATTCTTGAACAACGTGATTTCCCAATATCAGAATTGGTCTTGCTTTCATCAGAGCGGTCAGAAGGAAAAAAAATTATTTGGAAAGGTGAAGAACTAGTTACAAAAAAAACAACTAAGGAAGAATTTAAGAATCTTGATCTAGTTTTGGCGTCAGCTGGCGGAAGTATTTCAAAAAAGTGGTTATCTACCATTATTGATCAAAATGCTTTACTGATAGATAATTCAAGTGCTTTCAGATTAGATAAGAACGTTCCTCTTATAGTCCCTGAAGTTAATGCTAGTGACGTACTTAATCATGATGGGGTAATAGCCAATCCAAACTGCACTACCATTTTGTTGACATTAGTTTTAGCTCCATTAAACAAACTTTCTACTATTCAAAGAGTTATTGTCTCAACATATCAATCTGTCAGTGGTGCAGGCCAACTGGCGATGGAGGAACTAAAACTTTTAACTGAAAAATATCTTCAAGGAAATCCTCAAAAAAGTGAAGTTTTGCCATACTCCCTTGCTTTTAATTTGTTTTTACATAATTCTCCTATGCTTTCAAATAATTACTGCGAAGAAGAGATGAAAATGGTTAATGAGACAAGGAAAATATTAAATATTGCTGATTTAAAGCTCTCTGCTACATGTGTTCGAGTCCCAGTTCTAAGAGCACATTCTGAATCGATCAACATTGAATTTGCCGATGTAGTTGAGCCTAAAGAAGCTCTTGAAGAATTAAAAAAATCTCCTGGAATTGAAATTATTGAGGATTACAAAAATAATAGATTTCCTATGCCAAATGACGTTATGGGAAGGGATAATATTGCTGTTGGCAGGCTAAGAACTGATATAAGTCATCCTCATGGATTAGAATTATGGTTATGTGGAGATCAAATAAGAAAAGGAGCAGCTCTGAATGCTGTTCAAATAGCTGAGTTATTAATTCCAAAAAAATGA
- the tig gene encoding trigger factor — MAKDALIVKTTPLPQSRISFELEIPSETCKTCVNETINSISRSAKIPGFRLGKIPKQVLIQRIGITQLHASALEKIIDKSWQEALKIKSIEPLSEPELVDGFESLLAKFSPEKSLKVTLQTDVAPELKLKKSKGLSVEISKTKFDPKSIDEALEKSRNQFANIIPVTNRAAKLGDIAVVSFKGKYKDSGKEIDGGTSESMDLELEKNKMIPGFVEGIVKMKIGDTKTLNLKFPDDYSHEDSRGKEAIFEVNLKDLKEKELPELNDDFAKQSGNKESLKELKKDIEKQLKDNFEKTQKDIKIEALLDALTNELVAEIPKSMIDIEVRNNIEQTAQRFAQQGLDVKSTFTPELVKSLADSTRPQAEKNVQRNLALKALAETENIKVEQDEIDSKMKDYEDAISQSSKQIDIKKLTEVLTNDLLKEKLIIWLEENSEVKEKTTKTSKATKTSKTTKATKTASKTTKTTKTQNKKEKK; from the coding sequence ATGGCTAAAGATGCACTAATAGTCAAAACAACTCCTCTGCCTCAAAGTAGAATTTCATTCGAATTAGAAATACCATCTGAGACATGCAAAACGTGTGTAAATGAAACAATCAATTCTATCAGTCGTTCAGCTAAAATTCCGGGATTTAGACTTGGTAAGATTCCTAAACAAGTCTTAATCCAAAGAATTGGCATCACACAATTACATGCTTCTGCTCTGGAAAAAATTATTGATAAATCATGGCAAGAAGCGTTAAAAATAAAATCTATAGAGCCACTAAGTGAGCCAGAATTGGTGGATGGATTTGAATCTTTACTTGCAAAGTTTAGTCCTGAAAAATCACTTAAGGTTACTCTTCAAACTGATGTTGCCCCAGAATTAAAACTTAAAAAATCCAAAGGACTTAGTGTTGAAATATCAAAGACAAAGTTTGATCCTAAGTCAATAGATGAAGCGCTAGAAAAATCTAGAAATCAGTTTGCAAACATTATTCCAGTTACCAATAGAGCAGCAAAATTAGGAGATATTGCTGTAGTTAGTTTCAAAGGAAAATATAAAGATTCTGGTAAAGAGATTGATGGTGGAACAAGTGAATCAATGGATCTTGAGTTAGAAAAGAACAAAATGATTCCCGGTTTCGTTGAGGGAATCGTAAAGATGAAAATTGGTGATACTAAAACACTTAACCTTAAATTTCCTGATGATTATTCTCATGAGGATTCAAGAGGCAAAGAAGCAATTTTTGAAGTAAATCTTAAGGATCTTAAGGAAAAAGAATTGCCTGAACTTAATGACGATTTTGCAAAACAGTCTGGCAACAAAGAATCATTAAAAGAGTTAAAGAAAGATATTGAAAAGCAACTTAAAGACAATTTTGAAAAAACTCAAAAAGATATCAAAATTGAAGCTTTATTAGATGCCTTAACAAACGAATTGGTTGCTGAAATTCCAAAATCTATGATTGATATAGAAGTGAGGAATAATATTGAACAAACCGCTCAAAGATTCGCTCAACAAGGTCTTGATGTTAAATCTACTTTCACTCCAGAATTAGTTAAGTCATTAGCAGATTCCACAAGGCCTCAAGCTGAAAAAAATGTTCAAAGAAATTTAGCTTTAAAAGCATTAGCTGAAACTGAAAACATAAAAGTTGAGCAAGATGAAATTGATTCAAAAATGAAAGATTATGAAGATGCAATCTCTCAATCTTCAAAACAAATAGATATTAAAAAACTAACAGAAGTATTAACTAACGATTTACTCAAAGAAAAATTAATCATTTGGCTTGAAGAAAATTCTGAAGTAAAAGAAAAAACTACAAAAACTTCTAAAGCTACAAAAACCTCAAAAACAACAAAAGCCACAAAAACTGCGTCAAAAACTACAAAAACTACAAAAACTCAAAATAAAAAAGAAAAAAAATAA